In Pseudoalteromonas marina, a genomic segment contains:
- the hutI gene encoding imidazolonepropionase — MQNTQQNNNLENIDLLLIDANIATMDPTRDTPYGIIKNAALAIKNGIIVWLGEQASLPSFDVFATPTLSIKGQWLTPGLIDCHTHLVFAGSRAQEFEQRLQGVSYEQIAAQGGGIASTVKATRAADREQLFVDAKDRLNTLLKEGVTTVEIKSGYGLDTENEIKLLEVARLLGEHHPIDIKTTFLGAHALPKEYKGRADEYIDLVCNEMLEQVVAGGLADAVDVFCENVGFSYEQTKRVFAAAAKHNLPVKCHAEQLSNQHGAALVAEFNGLSADHIEYLDEQGVEAMAKAGTVAVLLPGAFYFLRETKQPPIELLNQYKVPIAIASDFNPGTSPLCSVQLMMNMACTLFRLTPEQALAGVTSNAAKALGLNDRGVLKVGARADIAHWQISHPSQLSYQFGVNKLSNLWILGKLN, encoded by the coding sequence ATGCAAAACACTCAGCAAAATAATAACTTAGAAAATATCGATTTACTTTTAATCGATGCAAATATTGCCACAATGGATCCCACTAGAGATACACCTTATGGGATCATCAAAAATGCAGCGTTAGCCATTAAAAACGGAATAATTGTATGGTTAGGTGAGCAAGCATCGCTGCCGTCATTTGACGTTTTCGCAACGCCAACTTTGAGCATAAAAGGGCAATGGCTAACACCTGGTTTAATAGATTGCCATACACATTTGGTATTTGCTGGTTCTCGTGCGCAAGAATTTGAGCAGCGATTACAAGGCGTAAGCTATGAACAAATTGCAGCGCAAGGCGGAGGCATTGCAAGTACAGTAAAAGCAACCAGAGCTGCAGATAGAGAGCAACTATTTGTTGATGCCAAAGACAGGCTCAATACACTGTTAAAAGAAGGCGTAACAACAGTTGAAATTAAGTCGGGTTATGGGCTTGATACCGAAAACGAAATTAAATTATTAGAAGTGGCAAGACTATTGGGTGAGCATCACCCTATTGATATAAAAACAACATTTTTAGGCGCTCATGCATTACCCAAGGAATATAAAGGCCGTGCAGATGAATATATTGATTTGGTGTGCAACGAGATGCTTGAGCAAGTCGTTGCAGGTGGCCTTGCCGACGCCGTTGATGTGTTTTGCGAAAATGTAGGGTTTAGTTATGAGCAAACTAAGCGCGTATTTGCGGCGGCGGCTAAACATAATTTGCCAGTAAAATGCCATGCAGAGCAGTTATCTAATCAGCATGGTGCTGCGCTGGTGGCCGAATTTAATGGATTATCGGCAGATCATATAGAGTACCTTGATGAGCAAGGTGTAGAAGCCATGGCAAAGGCTGGCACTGTAGCTGTGCTGTTACCGGGGGCATTTTATTTTTTAAGAGAAACTAAACAGCCCCCCATAGAGCTACTTAATCAATATAAGGTGCCAATTGCGATTGCGAGCGACTTTAATCCAGGTACTTCACCGCTGTGTTCGGTGCAATTAATGATGAATATGGCATGTACACTCTTTAGATTAACACCAGAGCAAGCACTGGCAGGTGTTACCAGTAACGCAGCTAAGGCACTGGGTTTAAATGATAGAGGAGTGTTAAAAGTGGGAGCCAGAGCCGACATTGCACATTGGCAAATAAGCCACCCATCGCAATTAAGTTACCAATTCGGCGTAAATAAACTGTCAAATTTATGGATTTTGGGTAAACTTAATTAG
- a CDS encoding EAL domain-containing protein yields the protein MAMITTLFSVKNTNIKFSYLCTGVVGLAILSTGEAWLSILLAFGFCFHLWQSFERNNWSMIITSSAAGLLFVVLFSAHLLLDVPLFWVVLAILLCAVVGLLNDESDEPKVSMAPKQVDDAFVEESPLSVFASKKELRQGYYVWCDDTQVEAVLIIIRLEGFEQVNQHIGRGFGDILLAQSANRIQEQLESEEVITLVGNEKLAHLGGLNFAFICSLANHKHLHEQIIDTILGATLKPFNVANCTVEVKARASYVACNEQDTNFDDLISYAYLALDSQPTQKVVPYHQQMMIEQLEQQARLKELANIDFASELELYFQPVICNKNGQIEFLELLLRWQHPKQGILSANRFIDDIRIAGLGYPLAKFVIERAAELAMALRIEGIAIPLSINVFGPEMLNEEFVEFVDNVITEHNLQMGDLIVECPLHIFTGLDDKGRAMIARLNNIGLKLCVDGLGDNPVLLSKLPSLAVEYIKVAPSLTADFSNQNNIRSLVGGMVEMHNQQKTKVIFEGVETLEQLKFVKSLNAYAAQGYYFGHPLSSIGLMSWLKEWQQAQG from the coding sequence ATGGCGATGATCACCACTTTATTTTCGGTTAAAAATACCAACATTAAATTTAGTTATTTATGCACAGGTGTTGTAGGTTTAGCTATTTTAAGTACCGGTGAAGCATGGTTATCTATTTTATTGGCCTTTGGTTTTTGTTTTCATTTATGGCAATCATTCGAACGTAATAACTGGAGTATGATTATTACCAGCTCTGCCGCTGGACTGTTATTTGTGGTGTTGTTTTCAGCACATTTGTTATTGGATGTGCCGTTATTTTGGGTTGTACTAGCTATATTACTGTGTGCTGTAGTTGGTTTGCTAAATGATGAAAGTGACGAGCCCAAGGTTAGCATGGCCCCAAAGCAGGTCGACGACGCCTTTGTAGAAGAGTCACCCCTTTCAGTATTTGCTAGCAAAAAAGAGTTACGCCAAGGTTACTACGTGTGGTGTGATGATACTCAAGTTGAAGCCGTGCTTATTATTATTCGACTTGAAGGCTTTGAGCAAGTTAATCAGCATATAGGACGTGGCTTTGGCGATATTTTATTAGCGCAATCAGCAAATAGAATACAAGAACAATTAGAAAGCGAAGAAGTGATTACTTTAGTTGGTAATGAAAAACTTGCTCATTTAGGTGGATTAAATTTTGCGTTTATTTGCAGCTTAGCTAATCATAAGCATTTACACGAACAGATTATTGACACCATACTCGGTGCAACACTTAAGCCTTTTAATGTCGCCAATTGTACGGTTGAAGTGAAAGCGCGAGCAAGCTACGTTGCCTGTAATGAGCAAGATACTAACTTTGACGATTTAATTTCTTATGCCTACTTAGCCCTTGATAGCCAGCCTACTCAAAAAGTGGTGCCTTATCACCAGCAAATGATGATTGAGCAATTAGAACAGCAAGCGCGCTTAAAAGAGCTTGCTAACATTGACTTCGCAAGCGAGCTTGAGTTGTATTTTCAACCGGTTATTTGTAATAAAAATGGTCAAATTGAATTTTTAGAATTGTTATTGCGTTGGCAGCATCCTAAACAAGGGATTTTATCTGCTAATCGTTTTATTGATGATATTAGAATTGCAGGGCTTGGTTACCCACTTGCTAAGTTTGTTATAGAACGGGCTGCAGAACTTGCTATGGCACTTAGAATAGAAGGCATAGCAATACCGCTAAGCATTAACGTATTTGGCCCAGAAATGCTTAATGAAGAGTTTGTTGAGTTTGTTGATAATGTAATAACAGAGCACAACTTACAAATGGGGGATTTAATTGTTGAGTGCCCATTACATATATTTACGGGGCTCGATGATAAAGGCAGAGCGATGATCGCAAGGCTGAACAATATTGGCTTAAAGCTTTGTGTTGATGGCTTAGGTGATAACCCTGTACTGCTTTCTAAGTTACCTAGCTTAGCAGTGGAATATATAAAAGTAGCGCCGTCATTAACGGCTGATTTTAGCAACCAAAATAATATCCGCAGTTTAGTTGGCGGTATGGTTGAAATGCATAATCAGCAAAAAACAAAAGTCATTTTTGAAGGGGTGGAAACCCTTGAGCAACTTAAATTTGTTAAAAGTTTAAATGCCTATGCTGCCCAAGGTTATTACTTTGGGCATCCGCTTAGTAGCATAGGCTTAATGAGCTGGTTAAAAGAGTGGCAACAAGCACAAGGTTAA
- a CDS encoding formimidoylglutamase encodes MTTQLKVYDESAVKALCSTRANEKKAWQAMSLLDTHVDVQQALVDAAEFGMRYVLLGICEDIGPKANLGNSGASEAWPAFLSKFLNQPHNQFIATQKVLLLGEVHVDDLMAQSNQLNNKSPEQLQQLRLLCQQLDERVESVLNLIFKAGLEPIVIGGGHNNCLGIIRAFSGSQHTPVNAINFDPHADFRECEGRHSGNGFRYAYNEKLLNNYHVIGLHEQKNNQAIIDAMTQANFTFDSYQSLKVKRDITLTQSIDKAINGFDSLPLGIEVDLDSITFMPVSAYTCCGFSVSDTEHFIYKAASNRNAKYLHLCEASPSQHPNGPEIGATHVGQVISALVNSYLLAKESECSFK; translated from the coding sequence GTGACCACTCAGTTAAAAGTATATGATGAAAGCGCGGTTAAAGCCTTATGCTCTACCCGCGCAAACGAAAAAAAAGCATGGCAAGCCATGTCTTTACTCGACACTCACGTAGATGTTCAACAAGCCCTTGTTGATGCCGCTGAGTTTGGTATGCGCTATGTGCTTTTAGGCATATGTGAAGACATTGGCCCTAAAGCCAATTTAGGCAATAGCGGGGCAAGTGAAGCTTGGCCTGCTTTTTTATCTAAATTTTTAAACCAACCCCATAATCAATTTATTGCCACTCAAAAAGTGTTGTTACTTGGCGAAGTCCACGTTGATGACCTAATGGCGCAAAGTAACCAATTAAACAACAAAAGCCCTGAACAACTTCAGCAATTACGTTTGCTATGCCAACAGTTAGATGAGCGCGTAGAAAGTGTATTAAATCTAATATTTAAAGCGGGTCTTGAACCAATTGTGATTGGTGGCGGGCATAATAACTGCTTAGGGATTATTCGTGCATTTAGTGGTTCACAGCATACACCAGTTAATGCAATAAACTTTGACCCTCATGCTGACTTTAGAGAATGCGAAGGACGCCACAGTGGTAATGGGTTTCGATATGCTTATAACGAGAAGCTACTCAATAATTACCATGTTATTGGCCTACACGAGCAGAAAAATAACCAAGCAATTATTGATGCCATGACGCAGGCAAACTTCACGTTTGATAGCTACCAGTCACTCAAAGTAAAACGCGACATAACGCTTACTCAGTCTATTGATAAGGCTATTAACGGTTTTGATTCATTACCCCTTGGTATTGAAGTAGATCTAGACAGTATTACATTTATGCCTGTAAGTGCCTATACATGCTGTGGGTTTAGTGTCAGCGACACTGAACATTTTATATATAAAGCAGCAAGTAACCGAAACGCTAAATACTTACACTTATGTGAGGCATCACCAAGCCAACACCCAAACGGACCTGAAATAGGTGCCACACATGTAGGACAAGTGATCAGTGCATTGGTAAATAGCTACTTACTGGCAAAAGAAAGCGAGTGCTCATTCAAATAA
- the rraA gene encoding ribonuclease E activity regulator RraA produces the protein MDYSTSDLCDHFADVVDVLEPMFINFGGRHSFGGRIKTVKCFENNELIREILSQDGTEQVLLIDGGGSTRRALIDIELAELAFENNWNGIVVYGAVRHVDELEELDVGIQAIASIPVAADSEGAGENGIGVNFAGVSFFDDDFIYADSTGIVLSAEELELEVVEV, from the coding sequence ATGGATTACAGCACTTCTGATTTATGTGACCACTTTGCTGACGTGGTTGACGTGCTAGAACCAATGTTCATCAACTTTGGTGGTCGACACAGTTTTGGTGGCCGCATTAAAACGGTTAAATGTTTTGAAAATAATGAACTGATCCGCGAAATACTATCTCAAGACGGTACAGAACAAGTGCTATTAATTGACGGTGGTGGCTCTACTCGCCGTGCACTTATTGATATTGAACTTGCTGAACTAGCTTTTGAAAACAATTGGAATGGCATTGTTGTGTACGGAGCTGTCCGCCATGTGGATGAGCTAGAAGAGCTTGATGTAGGTATTCAAGCCATAGCATCAATCCCTGTGGCTGCCGACAGCGAAGGCGCTGGCGAAAATGGCATTGGTGTTAACTTTGCTGGTGTGTCGTTTTTCGACGACGACTTCATCTATGCCGATAGCACGGGTATTGTGTTATCTGCTGAGGAACTTGAGTTGGAAGTTGTAGAAGTATAA
- a CDS encoding phosphatase PAP2 family protein gives MGNNNILKKVAQFDERLFLTLFNCNSPKWLKKMAFGLSKSGDGGLYLVICAGVWWLSKNELHQLLPIAIMLGFIIERPIYFLAKKYFARIRPCDCLVTNAYIVPSDKFSLPSGHSAAAFLVAIILCHFFPQYVWLFLGWAGGVAISRVVLGVHYPADIIIGALIGSSCGLFALALVVPA, from the coding sequence ATGGGTAATAATAATATACTTAAAAAAGTAGCTCAGTTTGACGAGCGATTATTTTTAACTTTGTTTAATTGTAACTCACCTAAGTGGCTAAAAAAAATGGCGTTTGGATTATCTAAAAGTGGTGACGGCGGATTGTATTTAGTTATATGTGCAGGTGTGTGGTGGCTTAGTAAAAACGAGCTGCACCAGCTATTACCAATCGCAATAATGCTTGGCTTTATTATTGAGCGGCCAATTTACTTTTTAGCTAAAAAGTATTTTGCACGAATAAGACCATGCGATTGTTTAGTAACCAATGCCTATATAGTACCGAGTGACAAGTTTAGCTTACCGTCAGGTCACAGTGCTGCCGCTTTTTTAGTTGCTATTATTTTGTGTCACTTTTTCCCTCAGTATGTATGGCTATTTTTAGGCTGGGCTGGTGGTGTGGCAATATCGAGAGTGGTATTGGGGGTCCATTATCCTGCTGATATTATTATTGGTGCACTGATAGGTAGTTCATGTGGGTTATTTGCATTGGCACTAGTGGTGCCAGCATGA
- a CDS encoding MJ1255/VC2487 family glycosyltransferase: MKILYGIQGTGNGHITRARVMASCFKKLNIDVDYVFSGRANKDYFDMHDFANYKSFRGLSFNTKNGQVKSLQTVKNARICKLVKDIKSFDVKQYDFVLNDFEPITAWAAKRAGVPVVGISHQAAFLSNSVPMFSRGILRKSLIKYYAPADTYLGVHWQPFAENIIPPFIAHHEHSNPVAIINKVLVYLPFENLASIIDYLKDFPEKEFYCYHPDAQNRSLGNIHLRSPSRSDFLNDLANTSGVIGNAGFELASEALKLGKKLLLKPLDGQFEQSENAQTLLTMGMAHVMNYLNPQALDDWNNAPQNRQINYPSDPEPLVDWLLQKQWHKTQLLHRGLWGSVNL, encoded by the coding sequence ATGAAAATATTATACGGTATTCAAGGTACTGGGAATGGCCATATAACACGGGCCCGTGTTATGGCTAGCTGCTTTAAAAAACTAAATATTGACGTTGATTATGTTTTTTCAGGACGTGCAAATAAAGATTACTTTGATATGCACGACTTTGCGAACTATAAAAGCTTTAGAGGGCTGTCGTTTAATACTAAAAACGGGCAAGTAAAAAGCCTTCAAACCGTTAAAAATGCGCGTATTTGTAAGTTAGTGAAAGACATTAAATCGTTCGATGTAAAGCAGTATGACTTTGTGCTTAATGACTTCGAGCCAATTACTGCATGGGCAGCTAAACGAGCAGGTGTTCCTGTGGTTGGTATCAGTCACCAGGCGGCGTTTTTATCTAACAGTGTTCCTATGTTTAGCCGAGGTATTTTACGTAAGTCGTTAATAAAATATTATGCACCTGCTGATACGTATTTGGGGGTTCATTGGCAGCCATTTGCTGAAAACATTATTCCACCATTTATTGCACATCATGAACATAGTAATCCTGTTGCGATTATTAACAAAGTGTTGGTGTACTTACCCTTTGAAAACCTTGCTAGCATTATTGACTACCTAAAGGACTTTCCCGAAAAAGAGTTTTATTGTTATCACCCCGATGCGCAAAATAGATCGCTGGGTAATATACATTTACGTTCGCCTTCAAGATCTGACTTTTTAAATGATTTAGCCAATACAAGCGGCGTGATTGGTAATGCCGGGTTTGAACTTGCCAGTGAGGCATTAAAGTTGGGTAAAAAATTATTACTAAAGCCGTTAGATGGCCAGTTTGAACAAAGTGAAAATGCACAAACATTACTCACTATGGGAATGGCTCATGTAATGAATTACTTAAATCCACAGGCATTAGATGACTGGAATAATGCACCTCAAAACAGGCAAATTAATTACCCTAGCGACCCTGAACCACTTGTAGATTGGTTATTACAAAAACAGTGGCATAAAACTCAATTACTACACAGAGGTTTATGGGGCAGTGTTAATTTGTAA
- a CDS encoding methyl-accepting chemotaxis protein yields MSFLENLTIKRRLQLNALVVGLAMVILLCVTIFEGKENLKLNQTIQLAKELNIQQLELRKHEKNFLFYKTESSLESFEKEYAVLDTKLAELQALMASLNIDTQKAIQLKSLVAKYNSDFNNVVSLQRKIGLNPKDALYGDLRSAVHKVETLLNEQQSDELLVLMLQLRRAEKDFMLRLDTKYLPRFDDTITKLEQSLSRSTIDSNTKSQLNSLIATYQSSFQALVKAQVELGVNLESGALGKMRESVSKSDTVVSQIVEETVTHVKNSVSEAQFLAITIFVIAGVIVLVLVYFTSHSIIVPIERVYHSINDIRRNNDLSVMIEQTGKDEITIMTTDFNSLIGDFKNLIHEVNGALNTLNVATDHLSESTAATSSGMQEQLHEADMVATAATEMQATIQDISHNTEAAAKKAESTNLSAQQGRSEVESTVNHIRELSGSLGSASDVVSQLEKDGETIGSVLDVIRGIAEQTNLLALNAAIEAARAGEQGRGFAVVADEVRSLAQRTQESTSEIEGIINTLQQRTQEVVSIMHQCRSQGDESASQAIKAGELLGAITEDVQTIMEMSTQIAVAIDEQSQVASEVNKNVVRIRDIAQDASEHASRNAQTSEEVSEQGRVLYAAIDKFKV; encoded by the coding sequence ATGAGTTTTTTAGAAAATTTAACGATTAAGAGGCGATTGCAACTTAATGCTTTGGTAGTTGGTTTAGCAATGGTTATTCTATTATGTGTAACTATTTTTGAGGGAAAGGAAAATCTTAAATTAAATCAGACTATACAACTAGCGAAAGAGCTGAATATTCAGCAATTAGAGTTAAGAAAGCATGAAAAAAACTTTTTGTTTTACAAAACAGAGAGCTCTTTAGAGTCGTTCGAAAAAGAGTATGCAGTCCTGGATACAAAGTTAGCTGAATTACAGGCTTTAATGGCTAGTTTAAATATAGATACTCAGAAAGCAATTCAGCTAAAAAGCTTAGTTGCTAAATATAATAGCGATTTTAATAACGTAGTCTCTCTTCAAAGAAAAATAGGCTTAAATCCAAAAGACGCTCTTTATGGTGACCTAAGAAGTGCTGTGCATAAAGTAGAAACATTACTTAACGAGCAGCAAAGCGATGAGTTGCTCGTGCTTATGTTGCAATTAAGACGTGCTGAAAAAGATTTTATGCTGCGTTTAGATACCAAGTATCTTCCCCGTTTTGACGACACAATTACTAAGCTTGAACAAAGCCTTTCTCGTTCAACGATAGACTCAAACACCAAATCACAACTCAATAGCTTAATTGCTACTTATCAAAGCTCTTTTCAGGCGTTGGTAAAAGCCCAAGTTGAATTAGGGGTAAACTTAGAGTCAGGAGCTCTTGGTAAAATGCGAGAAAGCGTGTCAAAAAGTGACACTGTTGTTAGCCAAATTGTTGAGGAAACAGTAACTCATGTCAAAAACAGCGTAAGTGAGGCACAGTTTTTGGCAATTACTATTTTCGTTATTGCAGGCGTTATTGTTTTAGTATTGGTTTATTTTACTAGCCATTCTATTATTGTGCCTATTGAACGCGTTTATCACAGTATAAATGACATTAGGCGCAATAACGACTTAAGCGTAATGATAGAGCAAACAGGTAAAGATGAAATCACTATCATGACGACTGACTTTAACAGTTTAATAGGTGACTTTAAAAACCTGATTCATGAGGTAAATGGCGCACTAAATACTCTCAATGTAGCAACAGATCATTTATCTGAGAGCACAGCAGCCACAAGCTCAGGTATGCAAGAGCAATTACACGAAGCTGACATGGTTGCTACCGCAGCAACAGAAATGCAAGCGACTATTCAGGATATTTCACACAATACTGAAGCGGCGGCTAAAAAAGCGGAGTCTACAAACTTGAGTGCTCAACAAGGCCGTAGCGAAGTTGAATCAACCGTTAACCATATCAGAGAATTGTCTGGATCTTTAGGCAGTGCATCTGATGTAGTGTCTCAATTAGAAAAAGACGGTGAAACGATTGGCTCGGTGCTTGATGTTATTCGTGGTATTGCTGAACAAACTAACTTACTTGCGCTTAATGCTGCAATTGAAGCTGCTCGTGCTGGCGAGCAAGGTCGCGGCTTTGCGGTGGTTGCTGATGAAGTGCGCTCATTAGCCCAGCGTACGCAAGAGTCTACTAGTGAAATAGAAGGGATTATTAATACCCTGCAGCAACGTACTCAGGAAGTTGTAAGCATTATGCACCAATGTCGCTCACAAGGTGATGAAAGTGCATCCCAGGCAATTAAAGCGGGCGAGTTGTTGGGTGCTATTACTGAAGATGTACAAACCATTATGGAGATGAGTACACAAATTGCCGTTGCTATTGATGAGCAAAGCCAAGTTGCATCAGAGGTTAATAAAAACGTGGTACGTATTAGAGATATAGCACAAGATGCATCAGAGCATGCATCGCGTAACGCGCAAACTAGTGAAGAGGTATCTGAGCAAGGTCGCGTACTATATGCTGCGATAGATAAATTTAAAGTCTAA
- a CDS encoding gamma-butyrobetaine hydroxylase-like domain-containing protein: MKHVTKVHYHSVSKNLDVYFDDDSKAVFSCEFLRVHSPSAEVQGHGSGPMKLVLNKQSVGIKKIVPVGHYALRLDFDDGHNSGLFSWNYFAKLQEQQTTLWNEYLERVSENTKNKDSVPIKFIP, translated from the coding sequence ATGAAACACGTAACAAAAGTGCATTATCATAGCGTGAGCAAAAATTTAGATGTTTACTTTGACGATGATAGTAAAGCCGTATTTAGTTGTGAATTTTTACGTGTTCACTCTCCATCAGCAGAAGTACAAGGCCATGGCTCTGGCCCTATGAAGCTGGTTTTAAACAAGCAATCAGTCGGGATAAAAAAAATAGTCCCGGTTGGGCATTACGCATTGCGCCTAGATTTTGACGATGGCCATAATAGCGGATTATTTAGCTGGAACTATTTTGCTAAGCTGCAAGAACAGCAGACTACGTTGTGGAATGAATATTTAGAACGTGTGAGCGAAAACACAAAAAACAAAGACAGTGTGCCAATAAAGTTTATTCCTTAA
- the hslU gene encoding HslU--HslV peptidase ATPase subunit — MSAMTPREIVHELDQHIIGQANAKKAVAIALRNRWRRMQLNDDLRAEVTPKNILMIGPTGVGKTEIARRLAKLANAPFIKVEATKFTEVGYVGKEVETIIRDLVEVSIKMTREQQTKKFKHRAEEAAEDRILDALLPPVKDQYGETQRDENSSTRQTFRKKLREGQLDDKEIEIDLAQVQPNVEIMAPPGMEEMTNQLQGMFQNMGGDKRTKRKLKIKEAFKLLTEEEAGKLVNPEELKEQAIFAVEQNGIVFIDEIDKICKRGDSSGPDVSREGVQRDLLPLIEGSTVNTKHGMVKTDHMLFIASGAFQMAKPSDMIPELQGRLPIRVELEALTANDFKRILTEPHASLTEQQRELLKTEQVDVQYSDDAIERIAKAAWQVNEKTENIGARRLHTVMEKLMEEISYDASEQAGSSVVIDAAYVEKHLGALVEDEDLSRFIL; from the coding sequence ATGTCTGCTATGACCCCAAGAGAAATTGTTCACGAGTTAGATCAACATATTATTGGCCAAGCTAACGCAAAAAAAGCCGTTGCTATTGCACTTCGTAATCGCTGGCGCCGTATGCAATTAAACGATGATTTACGTGCAGAAGTAACGCCAAAAAATATTTTAATGATTGGTCCTACAGGTGTTGGTAAAACGGAAATTGCGCGCCGCTTAGCCAAACTTGCTAATGCCCCTTTTATTAAAGTAGAAGCAACCAAGTTCACCGAAGTGGGTTATGTTGGTAAGGAAGTTGAAACCATCATTCGCGACTTAGTTGAAGTGTCTATTAAAATGACACGTGAACAACAAACTAAAAAGTTTAAACACCGCGCAGAAGAAGCGGCCGAAGATCGTATTTTAGATGCACTTTTACCACCTGTTAAAGATCAATACGGTGAAACTCAGCGTGATGAAAACTCATCAACACGCCAAACATTCCGTAAAAAGCTTCGCGAAGGTCAACTAGACGATAAAGAAATTGAAATCGATTTAGCACAAGTACAACCAAACGTAGAAATTATGGCGCCTCCTGGTATGGAAGAAATGACCAACCAGCTACAGGGCATGTTTCAAAACATGGGTGGCGATAAGCGCACTAAGCGCAAGCTCAAAATTAAGGAAGCCTTTAAGTTACTAACCGAAGAAGAAGCGGGCAAATTAGTAAACCCAGAAGAGCTAAAAGAGCAGGCTATATTTGCTGTAGAGCAAAATGGTATTGTGTTTATCGATGAAATAGACAAAATTTGTAAGCGCGGAGATTCATCGGGTCCAGATGTTAGTCGAGAAGGTGTACAACGCGATTTACTTCCGCTTATTGAAGGTTCAACAGTAAATACTAAGCACGGTATGGTTAAAACTGACCACATGCTATTTATTGCCTCTGGTGCATTCCAAATGGCTAAACCATCAGACATGATCCCTGAACTACAAGGTCGCTTACCTATTCGCGTTGAGCTTGAAGCTCTTACTGCAAACGACTTCAAACGTATACTTACAGAGCCTCATGCTTCACTCACAGAGCAACAGCGCGAGCTACTTAAAACAGAGCAAGTTGATGTTCAGTACAGTGATGACGCTATTGAGCGTATTGCAAAAGCTGCATGGCAAGTTAACGAGAAAACCGAAAATATTGGTGCTCGTCGTCTTCATACCGTGATGGAAAAGCTAATGGAAGAAATTTCATACGATGCGTCTGAGCAAGCTGGGTCGTCAGTAGTTATTGATGCGGCTTACGTTGAAAAACATTTAGGTGCACTAGTTGAAGATGAAGATTTAAGCCGCTTTATTCTTTAA
- the hslV gene encoding ATP-dependent protease subunit HslV, which translates to MTTIVSVRRDNKVVIGGDGQVSLGNTVMKGNARKVRRLYNGKVIAGFAGGTADAFTLFERFESKLEMHQGNLTKAAVEMAKDWRSDRALRKLEALLAVADETASLIITGNGDVVQPENDLIAIGSGGNFAQSAATALLENTDLSAREIVEKSLTIAGDICVFTNNFQTIEEL; encoded by the coding sequence ATGACCACTATTGTAAGTGTACGCCGCGACAACAAAGTTGTAATTGGTGGCGACGGCCAAGTTTCATTGGGTAATACCGTAATGAAGGGTAACGCCCGTAAAGTTCGACGCCTTTATAATGGCAAAGTAATCGCAGGTTTTGCCGGCGGTACTGCTGATGCCTTCACCCTGTTCGAACGTTTTGAAAGCAAACTAGAAATGCATCAAGGTAATCTCACCAAAGCTGCTGTTGAAATGGCGAAAGATTGGCGTAGTGACCGTGCACTCAGAAAGTTAGAAGCCCTTTTAGCTGTAGCCGATGAAACTGCCTCTTTAATTATCACCGGTAACGGCGACGTCGTTCAGCCAGAAAATGACTTAATTGCCATTGGTAGTGGTGGTAACTTTGCCCAATCGGCCGCAACCGCGTTATTAGAAAACACCGATTTAAGCGCTCGTGAAATAGTAGAAAAAAGCCTAACTATTGCAGGTGATATCTGCGTATTTACTAACAACTTCCAAACTATTGAAGAATTATAA
- a CDS encoding SPOR domain-containing protein, with product MAQHDYINKKPKNRKNTKKEPAKKPFPYLLVIVAALLVGGFAYGLWFIKNNADPELVEKQTNPAEKEKIEVVVPRAPEFIKEIRNHEVQVEVKEIEQKGPYVMQCGSFRTHEQAESLKAKIAFAGLISEIRETKGETGIWYKVRLGPYKTKRQAESDKNKLKRVKVVGCGIWGWT from the coding sequence ATGGCACAGCACGATTACATTAATAAAAAACCAAAAAATAGAAAAAACACCAAAAAAGAACCTGCTAAAAAGCCATTCCCTTATCTTTTGGTAATTGTTGCAGCTTTGCTTGTGGGCGGTTTTGCCTATGGATTATGGTTTATTAAAAATAATGCCGACCCCGAGCTTGTTGAAAAACAAACTAACCCAGCCGAAAAAGAAAAAATAGAAGTGGTCGTTCCTCGTGCGCCTGAATTTATAAAAGAGATCAGAAACCATGAAGTGCAAGTAGAAGTAAAAGAAATTGAACAAAAAGGTCCTTATGTTATGCAATGCGGCTCGTTCAGGACTCATGAACAGGCTGAATCGTTAAAAGCTAAAATAGCCTTTGCTGGTCTTATATCTGAAATAAGAGAAACCAAAGGCGAAACGGGTATTTGGTATAAAGTACGTTTAGGGCCTTATAAAACGAAGCGCCAAGCAGAAAGTGATAAAAATAAACTCAAGCGTGTCAAAGTCGTCGGCTGCGGAATTTGGGGCTGGACTTGA